GGCCTTGACGGTCTCCTGGGGCCAGGCGGGATTGATTTCCATCTTGAGGACTCCCCTCAGGTATTCTTCAAGATCGAGCACATTGACCAGGGTAATCCCCGCCCCGGAAGAAATGATTCGGAAAGTCCCCCGGTATCGTCTTCCGTTGAAGGAGAGAGGGGATTTCCCGGAAATCGTGACTGGGAGCCGGAAAGAATGGTTGCCGGTCTTTACCGTCCCTGCGCCCGCAGCCCGGAATTCTGCGGTGCCGCCTATGGAGTGTCGCTTTCCGGCGCCATCGGCGGCGGTCATCGCCGATGCCGAGGAAATCCTGACGGTGGACTGGCCGATAGAAAGTCCCACCGACACCATTCTCGCTTCTGCCCGGAAAGACGGAAGGAAAAGGAAGAGAATGATCAGGGCGGCGAATGAAACTCGAAGCGTTCGATGCATGAGGCAACCTCCAGTCGTTCATCTGTTATTTTATCCACCTGGAAATCAGATTGAGTATCAACGTCAGGACGACGCTGACGATGATCATGGTGGTCAGGGGGAAATAGATGGTGACGTTTTTCTTCGTCACGGCAATGTCTCCGGGCAGTTTACCGAGCATGGGGAAAAACGTGCCGAGAATGTACAGAAGCGCACCCGCCGCCAGAAGAATCGCTCCGGCGGCCATAAGAAGTTTTCCTGTTCCCGTCAAGGCTTATTCCTCCTCTGGAAACTGTAGCTGCCACTGTTCCTGCTTTTCTGCGGGCGGTGTTTTCCCGAGATAGAGCCAAGCGTTTTTCGTGGCTTTTCTTCCCCGGGGGGTCCTTTCAATGAGCCCCTGCTGTATAAGGTACGGCTCGTAAATATCCTCGATCGTCTGGACTTCCTCGTTCAGGGCCGCACCGAGGGTCGAAAGGCCAACCGGCCCTCCGTCGAACAGTTCGACGATGATCCTCAGGATTCTCCTGTCACCCTCGTCCAGGCCGTTCGAGTCAAGGCCCAGCATGTCGAGAGCCGTCACGGCAACGGCACCGTCCACGGAGACAAGACCCCGGACCTCCGACACGTCCCGCACTCTCCGCAGAAGCCGAAGAGCGATCCTGGGAGTTCCCCGGGATCTCCTGGCTATTTCGGCGGCTGCCTCTTCCCGGAGGGAAATTCCCAAGACTCTCGCTCCCCGGGCCACGATCCCGGCGAGTTCCGTTTCGTCGTAGAGGGAAAGCTGCTCCACGATTCCGAAACGGGCCCGGAGGGGCGACGTGAGGAGTCCGAGGCGGGTTGTCGCTCCAACGAGGGTGAATTTCGGCAGGGTAAGGCAGATATTATTCGCAAGCGGCCCTTTCCCGACAATGATATGCAGCGAAAAGTCCTCCATCCCCGGATAGAGGATTTCTTCCACGTTCGAGGGCAGGCGGTGTATTTCGTCAATAAACAGCACGTCGTTGGGCTCCAGATTGGACAATATTGCCGCCAAGTCTCCCGTCTTCTCGAGAGCGGGCCCGGTGGTGACCCGAAGCTGCCCTCCCATTTCCCTCGCGATGATGCTTGCGAGAGTTGTCTTTCCCAGTCCGGGGGGACCGTAAAACAGGCAGTGGTCCAAGGATTCGCCCCGCTGCCGGGCGGCCTGGATGAAAATGGAAAGCTTCTCCTTGAGTTTTTCCTGTCCTACAAATTCACCGAGCGACAAGGGCCGGAGGGAGGTCTCATCCTCCCCCGCCCCGTCGACAGGGTCAAGGAAACGCCGTTTTCCCTCTGTCACCGGGAATCACCTCAATTCCGCTTCAGTTCTTTCAGGGCCATGCGGATAAGCTGCTCCGCCGTGGAATCTTCTTCAACGGCTCCGTCGTTCTTCAGTTTCCTGAAAACGGCCGCCACATCGCCCTGGGAAAAACCGAGAGATCGAAGACCTTCCATGGCGAGATCAAGGCTCCGACCTTCATGGGACACTCCGTCGATATTCAGGTCGGAGTGTCCCCCTGCAAGATGGCGGTGCATTTCGAAACAGAGTCTTTCCGCCGTCTTCCGGCCGATACCGGGGATTTTGACGAGGGACTCGATATCGGAAGAGACGAGCCAGTCGATCACCCTGTCGGAAGAAGCGGCTTTCAGTATATTCATGGCCATTTTCCCGCCCACACCCTTCACGGTTGTGAGCTTCAGGAAGAGCCCCCGTTCCCGTTCGTCGGCGAACCCGAACAGGGACGGACCGGTTTCGGCAAACTGAAGATGGGTCACCAGCAGGGCGGGCTCCCCTTCCCCGCACATGGCGGCCGCTCTTCCGGTGCAGAGAAGCTCAAAGCCGAATCCTGCCACGTCGATAACCACGATGCTATCGGAAACGGAAACAACCTTACCTGAAAGAAATCGCAGCATGACTTCCTCCTGACGGAGCGGTTCTTTTCTCCTCTGCAAAAAGGAAAAAGCCGGCAACAGCGGCGGCAATGGCATCGGCGGCATCGTCGGGTTTCGGTATACAGTCCAGGTTCAGGATGCGCTGGACCATTTTCTGCACCTGCTCTTTCGGTGCCGTTCCGTAACCGCATACGGCCAGCTTGATCTGGGATGGTTTGGGCTCAAAAACGGGCAGCCCGTACCTCGCCGCGAGAAGGAGGACAACTCCCCTCGCCTGCCAGACATACTCCGCCGTGCTGATGTTTCTTCCGAAAAAGAGCTTTTCCACCGACATAAAATCAGGTGAGCAGCACTCAACCTGCTCACCCAGCTTTTCATAAATCATGTTCAGCCGGACGGGGACTGTTTCGGCAGGAGGAGTTTCGACGCAGCCATAGGAAAGGGATCGAAAAACATGCCCTTCGCAGATCACCGAGGCAAACCCCATCCTTCCCAGTCCGGGATCAATGCCGATGCATTTGAGCAATAGCCCTTCTCTATCCTTCCAGGCTTTCCATGATTTCATCGGGAATGTCAAAGTTTCCGTAGACATTCTGGGTATCGTCGTTTTCCTCGAGAAGGTCCATAAGACGAAGCACTTTTCGCGCCTTCTCGGGGTCGCTGATCTGGACCGTGTTCTTCGGGACCATCTCCGTTTCCGCCCGTTTGATGGAATAGCCTGCCTTTTCCAGGGCGTCCCTCACGTCTGAAAGGGATGCAGCATCGGTGTACACCGAGTACCCTTCGTCCTGCTGCTCAAGATCCTCTGCTCCGGCTTCAAGGGCGACGGTCATGAGGTTTTCCTCATCGAGGTCCTTTCCGCTGACTTCAATTATCCCCTTCCGCTCGAACATCCAGGCGACGCTTCCTGCCTCTCCGAGGGAACCGCCGTTTCTCGTAAGCAGTGCCCGGATTTCCGATGCCGCCCTGTTCCTGTTGTCCGTCAATACTTCGATGAGGATGGCCACTCCGTTCGGCCCGTAGGCTTCGTAGGTGATCTCCTCATACTGGGCTCCCGCTATTTCTCCGGTTCCCCTCTTGATGCCCCTGATGATGTTGTCATTCGGCACGCTCGCAGCCTTTGCCCGGTCGATGGCGGCCTTGAGGCGCATATTCATGGTTGGATCTCCGCCGCCTTCTTTGGCCGCAATTATAATCGCCTTCACGAGTTTCTGGAACAGATTGCCCCGCTTGGCATCCTGTGCCGCTTTTCTGTGCTTGATGTTTGCCCATTTTGAATGCCCGGACAAGAAACTCACCCCTCTATAGATCAAAAGAATCACTGCACTGCCTCATAAAACCGGAAGAAAAGGCGTTCTTCTCCGTCAAAAATGATCCGGCGGGGAGATCGCCCCGATATTGTAGCACAGAGAACCCTCTCTCACAGGGCCGTAAGAAAATAAGAGAGATCTTTTCTTCGGACCTCCTCATATCGCTCCTGCGAAAGAAGATCCCCGGAAAAGCGAAGTTCTTTTCCCCCGCCCTCCGCAGGGGACGGAAGAACTTCGCATCCGTCAGGGCTGAAGGCTGCGGGCGGAGCGGAAGAATCCGCCAGAAGCACGAACATTCGGTTTTCCGCCGCCCGTGTTCTTGCCACTGCTTCGAAGGGGGCCTTTCCGCTCTCCCCCGGAAGAAGGAAGGCCAGAAGAAGGTCAGCCCCTGCCAGGGAAAGGCACCGGGCATGTTCCGGCGCCATCAGATCCGGCCCCGTGGCAAGGGCACAGAAAAACCGTCCCAGCGGGAAAAAGGCAAAATCCGCCCCGGCTTCCTTTCCGTGCATTCCCCTGTAGCGGAACAGGACATTGCCGCCGTCATCCAGAAGAAGAAGGGAACCGTCGTCTTCAATGCCAAGAAAAGCGCTGGCATTGAGAACGCGTGACGGAGAGCAGACAACACCTCCCCTGAACAGGGCGATACATGCTTCACCGCGGCGGTCACCACCCAAGGCGGGTACCTTCTTCTGTCCCTTGCCGGGCAAAAGTCTGA
Above is a window of Aminivibrio sp. DNA encoding:
- the ruvB gene encoding Holliday junction branch migration DNA helicase RuvB encodes the protein MTEGKRRFLDPVDGAGEDETSLRPLSLGEFVGQEKLKEKLSIFIQAARQRGESLDHCLFYGPPGLGKTTLASIIAREMGGQLRVTTGPALEKTGDLAAILSNLEPNDVLFIDEIHRLPSNVEEILYPGMEDFSLHIIVGKGPLANNICLTLPKFTLVGATTRLGLLTSPLRARFGIVEQLSLYDETELAGIVARGARVLGISLREEAAAEIARRSRGTPRIALRLLRRVRDVSEVRGLVSVDGAVAVTALDMLGLDSNGLDEGDRRILRIIVELFDGGPVGLSTLGAALNEEVQTIEDIYEPYLIQQGLIERTPRGRKATKNAWLYLGKTPPAEKQEQWQLQFPEEE
- a CDS encoding YebC/PmpR family DNA-binding transcriptional regulator; protein product: MSGHSKWANIKHRKAAQDAKRGNLFQKLVKAIIIAAKEGGGDPTMNMRLKAAIDRAKAASVPNDNIIRGIKRGTGEIAGAQYEEITYEAYGPNGVAILIEVLTDNRNRAASEIRALLTRNGGSLGEAGSVAWMFERKGIIEVSGKDLDEENLMTVALEAGAEDLEQQDEGYSVYTDAASLSDVRDALEKAGYSIKRAETEMVPKNTVQISDPEKARKVLRLMDLLEENDDTQNVYGNFDIPDEIMESLEG
- a CDS encoding DUF2905 domain-containing protein, whose protein sequence is MTGTGKLLMAAGAILLAAGALLYILGTFFPMLGKLPGDIAVTKKNVTIYFPLTTMIIVSVVLTLILNLISRWIK
- the ruvC gene encoding crossover junction endodeoxyribonuclease RuvC, whose product is MKSWKAWKDREGLLLKCIGIDPGLGRMGFASVICEGHVFRSLSYGCVETPPAETVPVRLNMIYEKLGEQVECCSPDFMSVEKLFFGRNISTAEYVWQARGVVLLLAARYGLPVFEPKPSQIKLAVCGYGTAPKEQVQKMVQRILNLDCIPKPDDAADAIAAAVAGFFLFAEEKRTAPSGGSHAAISFR
- the ruvA gene encoding Holliday junction branch migration protein RuvA, encoding MLRFLSGKVVSVSDSIVVIDVAGFGFELLCTGRAAAMCGEGEPALLVTHLQFAETGPSLFGFADERERGLFLKLTTVKGVGGKMAMNILKAASSDRVIDWLVSSDIESLVKIPGIGRKTAERLCFEMHRHLAGGHSDLNIDGVSHEGRSLDLAMEGLRSLGFSQGDVAAVFRKLKNDGAVEEDSTAEQLIRMALKELKRN